The Roseovarius sp. EL26 genome has a window encoding:
- a CDS encoding anti-sigma factor produces the protein MTQVTDHDWALLNALADGELPADEAEALSQRIEADPELADMLASIQQVSHALSALKPDTVPDTIVQSAPANVNWQPWPWSWLVGGAIAAAMSVMVFFANTSKSVDPAAIHALYAAQMFPVASAQNIQMVLGAEIDGFPSLVGANLTLVVTKTDTAATSAHYVGVNGCRLTVLQGAGEQPALPQKLQSIQWRVGERWYQALASGMDPIKFKAVSAYLQQATRRQATKVDVVALHGATNAAAPCA, from the coding sequence GTGACGCAGGTAACGGATCACGATTGGGCGCTTTTGAATGCGCTGGCAGACGGAGAATTGCCTGCTGATGAAGCCGAGGCTCTGTCCCAGCGGATTGAGGCCGATCCGGAGCTGGCGGACATGTTGGCGTCAATTCAACAGGTCTCGCACGCGTTGTCGGCGCTCAAACCCGACACGGTTCCTGACACGATTGTACAGTCCGCCCCAGCCAATGTGAACTGGCAGCCGTGGCCGTGGTCGTGGCTGGTGGGCGGCGCTATTGCCGCTGCGATGTCGGTGATGGTGTTTTTTGCCAACACAAGTAAATCTGTTGATCCCGCAGCCATTCATGCACTGTATGCGGCACAAATGTTCCCGGTGGCGAGTGCTCAGAACATTCAGATGGTGTTAGGGGCCGAAATCGATGGCTTCCCCAGTCTGGTAGGGGCCAATCTGACATTGGTTGTAACCAAGACCGATACCGCAGCCACATCAGCGCATTATGTTGGGGTAAATGGCTGCCGTTTGACGGTATTGCAGGGGGCTGGGGAGCAACCGGCTTTGCCGCAAAAGCTGCAATCAATTCAGTGGCGGGTCGGAGAACGTTGGTATCAGGCTCTGGCCTCGGGTATGGATCCGATTAAATTCAAAGCGGTCAGTGCCTATCTGCAACAAGCTACGCGTCGTCAAGCCACCAAAGTCGATGTCGTTGCGCTCCATGGGGCGACAAATGCTGCCGCCCCATGTGCATGA
- a CDS encoding sigma-70 family RNA polymerase sigma factor — MSSLSQFEVLLPELRAYARSIAERAEDAEDLVQDAIERALRSDAQPNRLEELRPWMFRVIRNLYYDELRKRRVRREYSDGFKRFSQEQTHLSDHVRDITIRQAFDQLPPAMREILFLVDIMGMKYAEAAVVLDVPNGTVMSRISRARRALLELVNGSVMGEMEKQK; from the coding sequence ATGTCGTCGTTATCCCAATTTGAGGTTTTGCTGCCTGAGCTGAGGGCCTATGCGCGCTCTATCGCAGAGCGGGCGGAGGATGCCGAGGATCTGGTGCAGGATGCGATTGAGCGAGCTTTGCGTAGTGACGCGCAGCCCAATCGCCTGGAAGAGTTGCGACCCTGGATGTTTCGTGTCATTCGCAACCTCTACTATGATGAATTGCGCAAAAGACGGGTTCGTCGGGAATATTCGGATGGTTTTAAACGTTTCTCTCAGGAACAGACTCACCTGAGTGACCATGTGCGGGATATTACAATTCGACAGGCATTTGATCAGCTCCCCCCTGCGATGCGGGAAATCTTGTTTCTTGTGGATATTATGGGAATGAAATATGCCGAGGCCGCAGTGGTTTTGGATGTTCCAAATGGCACAGTGATGAGCAGGATCAGCCGGGCGCGACGCGCTTTGTTGGAGTTGGTGAACGGGTCCGTCATGGGCGAGATGGAAAAACAAAAGTGA
- a CDS encoding pirin family protein, which yields MSWNPMLEPQHPDQGRLDDIETVIIPRARDLGSFEVRRALPAPQRQMVGPFIFFDQAGPAEFVTGQGIDVRPHPHIGLGTVTYLYKGEFEHRDSLGTHQMIYPGEVNWMVAGNGVTHSERTSEETRKGRSELFGVQTWVALPEEDEERGANFEHHDEAALPFLQAEGKSLRLIMGHGWGEVAPVNTFTDMFYADVVLEAGAALPLPSDHEDRGIYVMTGNIEVAGDTFEAGRMMVFRPGDEITIKAGEQGARLMALGGETMNGPRHIWWNFVASSREKIEAAKEAWAQGDWEQGRFQLPLGDDAEFIPLP from the coding sequence ATGAGCTGGAACCCGATGCTGGAGCCGCAACACCCCGATCAGGGGCGGTTGGACGATATTGAAACTGTGATCATTCCGCGTGCACGGGATCTGGGCAGCTTTGAAGTGCGCCGGGCCTTACCGGCTCCGCAGCGGCAGATGGTTGGGCCGTTTATTTTCTTTGATCAGGCGGGGCCGGCTGAGTTTGTGACCGGGCAGGGGATCGATGTGCGACCGCACCCGCATATTGGGCTGGGGACGGTGACATATCTGTATAAGGGTGAGTTTGAGCATCGCGATAGTCTGGGCACCCATCAGATGATTTACCCCGGTGAGGTAAACTGGATGGTGGCCGGCAATGGCGTGACCCATTCAGAGCGCACCAGTGAAGAGACCCGCAAGGGGCGCAGCGAGTTGTTCGGCGTGCAAACATGGGTTGCCCTGCCCGAAGAGGACGAAGAACGTGGTGCCAATTTTGAGCACCACGACGAGGCGGCCCTGCCGTTTTTGCAGGCCGAGGGCAAATCGCTGCGCCTGATTATGGGGCACGGCTGGGGCGAGGTTGCGCCAGTGAATACATTCACGGACATGTTTTATGCCGATGTGGTGCTGGAGGCGGGTGCGGCATTGCCATTGCCAAGTGATCATGAGGATCGTGGGATCTATGTGATGACTGGTAATATTGAGGTTGCCGGCGACACATTTGAGGCGGGCCGCATGATGGTCTTTCGCCCCGGTGACGAGATCACCATCAAAGCAGGCGAGCAAGGTGCGCGGCTGATGGCGTTGGGTGGTGAAACAATGAACGGCCCACGTCATATCTGGTGGAACTTTGTGGCTTCCTCGCGCGAGAAGATTGAGGCAGCCAAAGAAGCTTGGGCGCAAGGAGATTGGGAGCAGGGTCGGTTTCAGCTGCCGCTGGGGGATGATGCGGAGTTTATTCCGCTGCCGTGA
- a CDS encoding LysE/ArgO family amino acid transporter, with the protein MQAALAGFALGFSLILAIGAQNAFVLRQGLRREHVFAVCLTCAVSDALLIAAGVAGFGALAEAVPWLETVMRYGGAVFLIWYGLRNFLSAWKGGEVMEKGKGTSSLRAALLTCLALTWLNPHVYLDTVVLLGSISAQYADKLSFAMGAMTASFVFFFSLGYGARILDPLFRKPSAWRVLDVIVGLTMWGIAAKLLLH; encoded by the coding sequence ATGCAGGCGGCACTGGCGGGCTTTGCCCTAGGGTTTTCATTGATTTTGGCGATTGGGGCGCAGAATGCCTTTGTGTTGCGGCAGGGGCTGCGGCGCGAACATGTGTTTGCGGTTTGCCTGACTTGTGCGGTCTCAGACGCGCTGTTGATTGCTGCAGGTGTGGCGGGCTTTGGTGCACTGGCGGAGGCCGTGCCATGGTTGGAAACCGTGATGCGTTATGGCGGGGCGGTGTTTCTGATCTGGTACGGGTTGCGCAATTTTCTATCAGCCTGGAAGGGCGGCGAGGTGATGGAGAAGGGCAAGGGGACCAGCAGCCTGCGGGCGGCTTTGCTGACCTGTCTGGCGCTGACCTGGCTGAACCCGCATGTTTATCTGGATACGGTGGTATTGCTTGGATCGATCAGCGCGCAATACGCCGACAAACTGTCGTTCGCGATGGGGGCGATGACGGCCAGCTTTGTTTTCTTTTTCTCATTGGGATATGGCGCCCGCATTCTTGATCCGTTGTTTCGCAAACCCTCGGCCTGGCGGGTATTGGATGTGATTGTGGGGCTGACAATGTGGGGAATTGCGGCGAAGTTACTGCTGCATTGA
- a CDS encoding sulfite exporter TauE/SafE family protein, which produces METLFGADALWILSFGCLIAILAGTVKGVVGFGMPMLLISGLSTVMPPDLALAGLIMPTLLTNGWQALRQGFSAAWESVRKYRVFLLVGLVFLLGSAQVVRAVPSQALLLGIGAPIVLYALASLLGYPLRLPAGAGARAEAAIGAVAGFFGGISGVWGPPTVAMLSSRDTEKTEQMRVQGVIYGLGAVALVVAHVTSGVLNRETAPFSMILIAPAMAGMWIGFRIQDRLDQVTFRRLTFLVLLLAGANLVRRGLWG; this is translated from the coding sequence ATGGAGACGTTGTTTGGCGCTGATGCGCTCTGGATTTTGAGCTTTGGTTGTTTGATCGCCATCTTGGCCGGGACGGTCAAGGGGGTCGTTGGCTTTGGCATGCCCATGTTGCTGATTTCGGGGCTGAGCACGGTGATGCCACCCGATCTGGCGCTGGCGGGGCTGATCATGCCGACGCTATTGACCAACGGCTGGCAAGCATTGCGGCAGGGGTTTTCTGCAGCGTGGGAATCTGTGCGCAAATACCGAGTGTTTTTGTTGGTCGGATTGGTGTTTCTGCTGGGCTCGGCGCAGGTGGTTCGGGCGGTGCCCAGTCAGGCCTTGTTGCTGGGGATCGGCGCGCCGATTGTGCTTTATGCATTGGCATCTTTGTTGGGCTACCCTTTGCGCTTGCCTGCGGGGGCAGGGGCGCGGGCTGAGGCGGCCATCGGTGCGGTGGCCGGGTTCTTTGGCGGGATCTCTGGCGTCTGGGGGCCGCCAACGGTGGCGATGCTGTCGTCGCGTGATACCGAAAAGACCGAGCAGATGCGAGTTCAGGGCGTAATTTACGGGCTTGGTGCTGTGGCATTGGTCGTGGCGCATGTGACATCGGGTGTGTTGAACCGAGAAACCGCCCCGTTTTCGATGATCCTGATTGCCCCTGCGATGGCGGGCATGTGGATCGGATTTCGTATTCAGGATCGGTTAGATCAGGTCACGTTTCGTCGATTGACGTTTTTGGTGTTACTGCTGGCGGGGGCCAATCTGGTGCGCCGGGGACTTTGGGGCTAA
- a CDS encoding acyl-CoA dehydrogenase family protein: MTKPIVLDNLISLAEAAVPPAESVLDAAKQKLRDLVTIDGRVSGAEMEANQNAAHGLSWLATYVEALRQMRNWAKRLDADGKFGEVEQLLLQIGFGEYLHQIAGGIPMNQTEVVRLADLGLGWDVLGGFQCSEVQTLMAQGNSQAARTRLVELMQERSAEITIGATGLEEELEMIREQFRRYAVDKVIPNAHNWHLKDELIPMEIIEELAEMGVFGLTIPEDFGGLGLSKASMVVVSEELSRGYIGVGSLGTRSEIAAELILCGGTNEQKANWLPKLSSGEILPTAVFTEPNTGSDLGSLRTRAVKDENGDWKITGNKTWITHAARTHVMTLLARTNPDTTDHRGLSMLLAEKTPGTDEHPFPTEGMTGTEIEVLGYRGMKEYELGFDNFHVKGENLLGGEEGKGFKQLMETFESARIQTAARAIGVAQSALDVAMQYAIDRKQFGKSLIEFPRVSGKLAMMAVEIMIARQLTYFSAWEKDHGHRCDLEAGMAKLLGARVAWAAADNGLQIHGGNGFATEYTISRILCDARILNIFEGAAEIQAQVIARRLLG, translated from the coding sequence ATGACTAAGCCGATTGTTCTCGATAACCTGATTTCACTGGCCGAAGCCGCCGTGCCACCCGCTGAATCCGTACTCGATGCTGCAAAGCAGAAACTACGCGACTTGGTGACGATTGATGGCCGGGTTTCAGGTGCCGAAATGGAAGCCAACCAGAATGCCGCGCATGGGCTGTCCTGGCTGGCAACATATGTGGAAGCTCTGCGTCAGATGCGCAACTGGGCGAAACGTCTGGATGCGGATGGAAAGTTTGGCGAAGTCGAGCAGCTGTTGCTTCAAATCGGTTTTGGCGAATACCTGCACCAGATCGCCGGCGGCATTCCGATGAACCAAACCGAGGTCGTGCGTCTGGCTGATTTGGGTCTGGGTTGGGATGTGCTTGGCGGCTTCCAATGTTCAGAAGTTCAAACACTGATGGCGCAGGGCAACTCCCAAGCGGCCCGCACCCGTCTGGTCGAGCTGATGCAGGAACGCAGCGCCGAAATCACCATCGGCGCTACCGGTCTGGAAGAAGAACTCGAAATGATCCGCGAGCAGTTCCGCCGCTACGCCGTCGATAAGGTCATTCCAAACGCGCACAATTGGCACCTCAAGGACGAGCTGATCCCGATGGAGATCATCGAGGAACTGGCCGAAATGGGCGTCTTTGGCCTGACCATCCCCGAGGATTTTGGCGGCTTGGGCCTGTCCAAGGCGTCCATGGTTGTAGTCTCCGAAGAACTCAGCCGCGGCTACATCGGTGTCGGCTCTCTGGGCACCCGGTCTGAAATTGCCGCTGAACTGATCCTCTGCGGCGGCACGAACGAGCAGAAAGCCAACTGGCTGCCCAAACTGTCCAGCGGTGAAATTCTGCCAACAGCCGTCTTTACAGAACCGAACACCGGTTCCGACCTTGGCAGCCTGCGCACCCGTGCGGTCAAAGATGAAAACGGTGACTGGAAAATCACCGGCAACAAGACATGGATCACCCACGCCGCGCGTACCCATGTGATGACCCTGCTGGCGCGAACCAACCCCGACACTACCGATCACCGTGGCCTGTCGATGCTGCTGGCCGAAAAGACACCCGGCACGGATGAACACCCCTTCCCAACCGAAGGCATGACCGGCACCGAGATCGAAGTTCTGGGTTATCGCGGCATGAAAGAATACGAGCTGGGTTTTGACAACTTCCACGTCAAAGGTGAAAACCTGCTGGGCGGCGAAGAAGGCAAAGGCTTCAAACAGCTGATGGAGACTTTTGAGTCCGCCCGCATCCAAACCGCCGCCCGCGCCATCGGCGTCGCACAATCGGCGCTGGATGTGGCGATGCAATATGCCATCGACCGCAAGCAGTTTGGCAAATCCCTAATCGAGTTCCCGCGCGTCTCCGGTAAGCTGGCGATGATGGCGGTCGAGATCATGATCGCCCGTCAACTGACCTATTTCAGCGCTTGGGAAAAAGACCATGGTCACCGCTGCGACCTTGAGGCTGGCATGGCCAAACTACTCGGCGCCCGCGTCGCTTGGGCTGCCGCCGACAACGGATTGCAGATTCACGGCGGCAACGGCTTTGCGACGGAATACACCATCAGCCGCATCCTGTGCGACGCCCGCATCCTGAACATCTTTGAGGGCGCTGCCGAAATTCAGGCGCAAGTGATTGCAAGGCGGCTTTTAGGTTAA
- a CDS encoding YafY family protein, giving the protein MFEIIQLLRRANTPMTAQQISHELEVTKRTIYRDMAALQAMRLPIEGEAGIGYVMRAGFDLPPLMFTQDEIEAIAVGLALLGRIGDPGLERSANSVTAKISDVLPQDLKRRTPLHVSKWNAIPTPSIEARTLRHFIREATELKITYLDLQDQRTEREIKPLALVYYIDAVLLAAWCELRQHFRHFRIDRIEQCTPTGSHFPELSDRLIEKWESSHDLP; this is encoded by the coding sequence TTGTTTGAAATTATCCAGCTATTGCGGCGCGCCAACACGCCCATGACAGCGCAACAAATTAGCCACGAGCTGGAAGTTACAAAACGTACCATATACCGGGATATGGCCGCACTACAGGCAATGCGTCTGCCAATCGAAGGTGAAGCGGGCATTGGGTATGTAATGCGCGCAGGCTTTGACTTGCCACCGCTGATGTTCACTCAGGATGAAATCGAAGCCATTGCTGTGGGGCTCGCACTCTTGGGTCGTATTGGCGATCCGGGGCTTGAGCGCTCTGCCAACAGCGTAACGGCCAAGATTTCAGATGTATTACCCCAAGACTTGAAGCGTAGGACCCCGCTACATGTCTCGAAATGGAATGCGATACCGACGCCCAGCATTGAGGCACGCACATTGCGCCACTTCATACGAGAGGCAACCGAGCTAAAGATAACGTATCTAGACCTACAAGACCAACGTACCGAGCGTGAGATCAAACCTCTTGCGCTTGTCTACTATATCGATGCAGTACTCCTTGCGGCATGGTGTGAGCTACGCCAACACTTCCGACATTTCAGAATTGATCGTATTGAGCAATGCACACCAACTGGGTCACATTTTCCAGAACTCAGTGATCGGTTGATTGAGAAATGGGAGAGTTCACACGATTTGCCGTGA
- a CDS encoding ion transporter, with protein MELQRELSQPVTVWGRRYMATLIVTIILSVFYLFIQDEFPLALPMGSLRLLAIELFILVVFSADFLLRLLVAKKDKREILFLAIDFLAILPSVIVVLQYTGLITDNGFEYLALLRLMRLSRILKLLRMQNAVVDIFGASVLTLVFGVMALHLGLRVFLLELTEVFGVSIEDYFDRNILMIAVTAVGSVFGIALAITFGIAKRKQIEISELHRLALDALDAIEADIERLKPDNTWKGSQVWRDSIDQFLNEEVSYPEMKSRTRVLLSDVRAQIIDRPSLDVPFHNNLVARVSQFLTKTQIEFHPVFYKWLNRIAQLYFVLVLLAAPGLTGVFVQLMVIFVFQGLVVIIDDMDHAVDTEVTLFNSKILEV; from the coding sequence ATGGAGCTTCAACGGGAGCTATCGCAGCCTGTGACCGTCTGGGGGCGGCGCTATATGGCGACATTGATCGTTACGATCATACTGTCGGTATTTTATCTGTTCATTCAGGATGAATTCCCGCTGGCATTGCCGATGGGCAGTTTGCGATTGTTGGCGATTGAACTGTTTATTCTTGTGGTATTTTCCGCTGACTTTCTGCTCAGATTGTTGGTGGCGAAAAAAGACAAGCGAGAGATTTTGTTTCTTGCGATTGACTTTCTGGCAATTCTACCTTCGGTGATTGTGGTGCTGCAATACACTGGGTTGATTACGGACAATGGGTTTGAATATCTAGCGTTGCTTCGCCTGATGCGGTTATCGCGTATCCTGAAACTGTTGCGAATGCAGAATGCGGTTGTAGACATTTTTGGTGCCTCAGTACTGACTTTAGTGTTTGGCGTCATGGCGTTGCACCTTGGGCTGCGGGTGTTTTTGTTAGAACTCACCGAAGTGTTCGGTGTCAGTATTGAGGATTATTTTGATCGAAATATTTTGATGATAGCAGTTACGGCCGTTGGTTCGGTTTTTGGTATTGCACTGGCCATTACCTTTGGAATTGCCAAGCGCAAACAAATTGAAATTTCTGAACTGCACAGATTAGCTCTGGATGCATTGGATGCGATCGAGGCAGATATTGAGCGCCTTAAACCTGACAATACTTGGAAAGGCTCGCAAGTGTGGAGAGACAGCATTGACCAGTTTTTGAATGAAGAGGTCAGCTACCCCGAAATGAAGAGCAGAACGCGGGTGTTGTTGTCAGACGTTAGGGCACAAATTATCGACAGGCCTTCGCTTGATGTGCCGTTTCACAACAATCTTGTGGCAAGGGTAAGCCAGTTTCTTACCAAGACACAAATCGAGTTTCACCCGGTGTTTTACAAATGGCTCAACCGGATCGCACAACTGTATTTCGTTCTGGTCCTGTTAGCGGCCCCAGGGCTGACAGGTGTTTTTGTACAGTTGATGGTGATCTTTGTCTTTCAGGGGTTGGTGGTGATCATCGATGATATGGACCACGCTGTAGATACAGAAGTGACGTTGTTTAATTCCAAGATCCTTGAGGTTTGA
- a CDS encoding SLAC1 anion channel family protein, which translates to MTLQRLKWLEHFPIAMFTITMGLSGLAMALRAAEPVLGLTGVLSTAVFGLTLVLFFSFLVLYLIKLASCVRSVADEWNHPVQLALFPSMSISLLLLSALMLDSWAGLAHLMWLAGMVLQGVLTLAVVSGWISARAFQHGHLNPAWFIPTVGNVIVSFAGVPLGYIEISWFFISAGLMFWLILVSLVMNRLIFHDPLPERLQPTLVVLIAPPALIFLAWVGLMGRVDAFAHILLNVTYLFVLIVAMQLPRMLKLPFALTFWALSFPIAAATSASFTYAAATDSIPHQVIGLGLLFALCVIISFLAFHTIRLVISGQLFQPD; encoded by the coding sequence ATGACACTGCAACGTTTGAAATGGTTGGAACACTTCCCCATCGCGATGTTCACCATCACCATGGGATTAAGTGGATTGGCAATGGCATTGCGCGCGGCCGAACCGGTACTGGGTTTGACCGGGGTGTTGTCCACGGCTGTGTTTGGGCTAACGTTGGTATTGTTCTTTAGCTTTTTGGTGCTCTACCTGATCAAGTTGGCTAGTTGCGTGCGTTCTGTTGCGGATGAATGGAACCACCCGGTGCAACTGGCGCTGTTCCCGTCTATGTCGATCTCGCTTTTGTTGCTGTCGGCGCTGATGCTGGACAGCTGGGCCGGGCTGGCACATCTGATGTGGTTGGCAGGCATGGTGCTGCAAGGCGTGCTGACGTTGGCCGTGGTCTCGGGCTGGATCAGTGCAAGGGCGTTTCAACATGGGCATCTGAACCCCGCGTGGTTTATTCCAACCGTGGGCAATGTTATCGTGAGCTTTGCCGGGGTGCCATTGGGCTATATAGAGATCAGCTGGTTTTTCATCTCTGCCGGGCTGATGTTTTGGCTGATCCTTGTGTCATTGGTGATGAATCGATTGATTTTTCACGACCCACTGCCAGAGCGACTGCAGCCCACACTGGTAGTGTTGATTGCGCCACCCGCTCTGATCTTTCTGGCGTGGGTCGGGTTGATGGGCCGCGTTGACGCCTTTGCCCATATCTTGTTGAACGTGACCTATCTGTTTGTGCTGATCGTGGCGATGCAATTACCGCGCATGTTGAAACTGCCCTTTGCTCTGACGTTCTGGGCGCTGTCGTTCCCGATTGCTGCTGCAACCAGCGCCAGCTTTACCTACGCAGCAGCAACCGACTCTATTCCGCATCAGGTGATCGGATTGGGGCTGCTTTTTGCGCTTTGTGTGATTATTAGCTTTCTGGCATTCCATACGATCCGTCTGGTGATTTCTGGGCAACTTTTCCAGCCAGACTAA
- a CDS encoding fumarylacetoacetate hydrolase family protein, giving the protein MTAATLFPLPLAPEVPIVGEDLSYPVRRIFCVGRNYVAHAAEMGNEVDREAPFYFTKSPSNICHTGAEIAYPLGTQDCHYEMEFVVTIGSAAFQVTADQAMDVVYGYACGIDLTRRDLQTAGKEKRRPWDLGKDFENAAVIAPITPVASFGTIADQSITLRHNGQVSQQAKLSDMVWSVPEIIAHLSGYYHLGPGDLIYTGTPAGVGPVVPGSTLHGMITGLEPIALEIAAE; this is encoded by the coding sequence ATGACTGCCGCCACGCTGTTCCCCTTACCACTCGCCCCTGAGGTCCCAATCGTAGGTGAGGATCTGAGCTATCCGGTCAGGCGTATTTTCTGTGTTGGGCGCAACTACGTGGCCCATGCGGCGGAAATGGGCAACGAGGTGGACCGCGAGGCACCATTTTACTTTACAAAATCACCCTCAAATATTTGCCATACTGGCGCAGAGATCGCCTATCCGCTTGGTACTCAGGATTGTCACTATGAGATGGAGTTTGTTGTGACAATTGGTTCAGCAGCGTTTCAGGTCACAGCAGATCAGGCGATGGATGTGGTCTATGGTTATGCCTGTGGCATTGACTTGACCCGCCGAGATTTGCAGACCGCAGGTAAGGAAAAACGCCGCCCTTGGGATCTGGGTAAGGACTTTGAGAATGCAGCCGTGATCGCACCGATCACGCCGGTGGCCAGCTTTGGAACAATTGCCGATCAATCCATCACGTTGAGGCATAACGGGCAGGTCTCTCAGCAAGCCAAACTGAGTGATATGGTCTGGTCAGTTCCAGAGATCATTGCGCATCTCTCGGGTTATTATCATCTTGGGCCGGGAGACCTGATTTACACCGGAACACCTGCGGGTGTCGGGCCTGTGGTGCCGGGTAGTACATTGCATGGGATGATCACCGGATTGGAGCCTATCGCGTTGGAAATCGCTGCAGAATGA
- a CDS encoding DUF1045 domain-containing protein, with translation MQFKRYAIYYTPPTSPLATFGAGWLGWDIALGQLNPHIDCPGLPIDLPELTETPRKYGLHATIKPPFRLAPDCTEEGLKFELEKFCQQTSAVNLEGLTLRPLGRFLALTPTGDTSEMHQIAARVVQQFDNYRASLTDAELDRRRSGRLSADQEERLLKWGYPHVMDGFRFHMTLTGKMPKRQLPLVQKCLASLAAPFEAPLEIDALSLVGEAKDGFFHLITRYSLGPLA, from the coding sequence ATGCAGTTTAAACGTTACGCAATCTATTACACCCCTCCCACAAGCCCTCTGGCGACATTCGGCGCTGGTTGGCTGGGATGGGACATTGCCCTTGGTCAGCTAAACCCGCACATCGATTGCCCGGGTTTACCCATAGACCTGCCAGAATTGACAGAAACACCACGCAAGTACGGTTTGCACGCGACCATCAAGCCGCCCTTTCGTTTAGCACCAGATTGCACTGAAGAGGGGCTTAAATTTGAGCTTGAGAAGTTTTGCCAACAAACTTCTGCAGTCAATTTGGAGGGTTTAACGCTCAGGCCACTAGGCCGGTTTTTGGCACTCACGCCAACCGGAGACACAAGCGAAATGCACCAGATTGCGGCGCGTGTTGTGCAGCAGTTTGATAATTATCGAGCCTCTTTGACAGATGCAGAGCTGGACCGCCGCCGATCTGGACGCCTGAGCGCAGACCAGGAAGAACGATTACTCAAGTGGGGGTATCCGCATGTAATGGATGGCTTTCGGTTTCACATGACCCTCACAGGAAAAATGCCCAAGAGGCAGCTGCCCCTTGTTCAAAAATGCCTCGCGTCATTGGCCGCACCGTTTGAGGCACCTTTAGAAATTGATGCACTCAGTCTGGTAGGTGAGGCGAAAGACGGTTTTTTCCACCTGATCACACGCTATTCGCTGGGGCCGCTCGCATAG
- the fosX gene encoding FosX/FosE/FosI family fosfomycin resistance hydrolase yields MSNGLSHITFVVSDLNRMQQILETVFDARCVYQSGDDQFSLSEERFFLIGNVWVATMWGQSLPTKTYNHVAFQIEEDEFDDRQARIEQLGLELRPPRPRVEGEGRSLYFYGPDNHLFELHTGTLAQRLQRYASGPSE; encoded by the coding sequence ATGAGTAACGGATTGTCACATATCACTTTTGTTGTGTCTGACCTGAACCGGATGCAACAGATTTTGGAAACGGTATTTGATGCGCGTTGTGTCTATCAAAGTGGGGATGATCAGTTTTCCCTGTCAGAAGAGCGATTTTTCCTGATTGGAAATGTTTGGGTTGCTACGATGTGGGGGCAGTCTTTGCCCACGAAAACGTACAATCATGTGGCATTTCAAATCGAAGAGGATGAGTTTGATGATCGTCAGGCCCGAATTGAACAATTGGGGTTAGAATTGCGTCCGCCTCGTCCACGGGTCGAGGGTGAAGGGCGGTCGCTGTATTTTTATGGGCCAGATAATCACTTGTTTGAATTACACACCGGGACGTTGGCACAAAGATTACAACGCTATGCGAGCGGCCCCAGCGAATAG
- a CDS encoding TetR/AcrR family transcriptional regulator, which produces MRNANAQRLTTKDWIDAGFAALSTGGHDFLKAEPLARRIGTTKGSFYWHFKDVPTYHQILLEDWESRLATPPPNSGTNPVSQLRSFVQSLVEQSARLDAAIRAWGAASPLVQASLMRVDEGRLMYLQSLLSQIGVTNPEMARIIYAAAIGMTSLPARGTATDQDAIGSLVDLVLALR; this is translated from the coding sequence ATGCGAAACGCGAATGCCCAACGTCTTACTACAAAAGACTGGATCGACGCTGGCTTTGCCGCGCTCTCCACTGGGGGTCATGATTTCTTAAAGGCCGAACCTCTGGCACGCCGTATCGGCACCACCAAGGGGTCGTTTTATTGGCATTTCAAGGATGTGCCCACCTATCATCAAATTCTGTTGGAAGATTGGGAAAGCCGCCTAGCAACGCCGCCACCAAATTCAGGTACCAACCCTGTCTCGCAACTGCGCAGCTTCGTGCAGTCACTGGTAGAACAGTCCGCCCGTCTTGACGCTGCCATACGAGCTTGGGGCGCGGCATCGCCCTTAGTACAGGCCAGCTTGATGCGTGTCGATGAAGGCCGTTTGATGTACCTACAATCATTGCTGAGTCAAATTGGGGTGACCAACCCCGAAATGGCGCGCATCATCTATGCCGCAGCCATTGGCATGACGTCACTACCCGCGCGGGGCACCGCCACAGATCAAGACGCCATCGGTTCTTTGGTTGATTTAGTTTTGGCGCTCAGATGA